Proteins from one Bradyrhizobium roseum genomic window:
- a CDS encoding F0F1 ATP synthase subunit gamma: MASLKDMRVRIASTKATQKITKAMQMVAASRLRRAQNAAEAARPYADKMGAVISNIASAAAGSPGAPALLGGTGKDQVHLLLVCTGERGLSGAFNSSIVRLARERAQSLLAQGKEVKFFCVGRKGYEQLRRLYDRQIVEHLDLRSVRQLGFVNAEDIAKRVLARFDNGEFDVCTLFYAQFKSVIAQIPTAQQIIPLVVEEKAANALATPYDYEPEEDELLSRLLPRNIAVQIFRALLENNASFYGAQMSSMDNATRNAGEMIRKQTQIYNRTRQAQITKELIEIISGAEAV; encoded by the coding sequence ATGGCGTCACTTAAAGACATGCGCGTCCGCATCGCCTCCACCAAGGCGACGCAGAAGATCACCAAGGCGATGCAGATGGTCGCCGCGTCCAGATTGCGCCGCGCCCAGAATGCGGCGGAAGCGGCGCGGCCCTATGCCGACAAGATGGGCGCGGTGATCTCCAATATCGCCAGCGCCGCCGCGGGTTCGCCCGGCGCGCCGGCATTGCTCGGCGGCACCGGCAAGGACCAGGTTCACCTGCTGCTGGTTTGCACCGGCGAGCGCGGGCTGTCCGGCGCGTTCAACTCCTCGATCGTGCGCCTTGCGCGCGAACGCGCGCAGTCGCTGTTGGCACAGGGCAAGGAAGTCAAATTCTTCTGCGTCGGCCGCAAGGGCTATGAACAGCTTCGTCGCCTGTACGACAGGCAGATCGTCGAGCACCTCGATCTGCGCAGCGTTCGTCAGCTCGGCTTCGTCAACGCCGAGGATATCGCCAAGCGGGTGCTGGCACGGTTCGATAACGGCGAGTTCGACGTCTGCACGTTGTTCTACGCGCAGTTCAAATCGGTGATCGCCCAGATCCCGACCGCGCAGCAGATCATTCCGCTGGTCGTGGAAGAAAAAGCGGCGAATGCGCTGGCGACGCCCTACGACTATGAGCCGGAGGAGGATGAACTTCTCTCCCGGCTGTTGCCGCGCAATATCGCGGTCCAGATTTTCCGCGCGCTGCTGGAAAACAACGCCTCGTTCTACGGCGCTCAGATGAGCTCGATGGACAATGCGACCCGCAACGCCGGCGAAATGATCCGCAAGCAAACCCAGATCTATAACCGAACCCGTCAAGCCCAGATCACCAAGGAGCTGATCGAGATCATCTCCGGCGCCGAGGCGGTCTGA
- the atpD gene encoding F0F1 ATP synthase subunit beta, translating into MATAANQIGRVTQVMGAVVDVQFEGHLPAILNSLETKNGNIRLVLEVAQHLGESTVRTIAMDVTEGLVRGQEVKDTGQPIAVPVGEGTLGRIMNVIGEPIDEAGPIKSDGLRAIHQEAPSYTDQSTEAEILVTGIKVVDLLAPYAKGGKIGLFGGAGVGKTVLIQELINNVAKAHGGYSVFAGVGERTREGNDLYHEFIESKVNADPHNPDPSVKSKCALVFGQMNEPPGARARVGLTGLTVAEHFRDQGQDVLFFVDNIFRFTQAGSEVSALLGRIPSAVGYQPTLATDMGALQERITTTQKGSITSVQAIYVPADDLTDPAPATSFAHLDATTVLNRAISEKGIYPAVDPLDSTSRMLSPLVVGEEHYQTARMVQQVLQRYKSLQDIIAILGMDELSEEDKLAVARARKIERFLSQPFHVAEIFTGSPGKFVDLADTIKGFRGLCEGKYDHLPEAAFYMVGTIEEAIEKGKKLAAEAA; encoded by the coding sequence ATGGCCACAGCAGCTAACCAGATCGGTCGCGTCACCCAGGTCATGGGCGCCGTCGTCGACGTGCAGTTCGAGGGCCACTTGCCGGCCATTCTCAACTCGCTGGAAACCAAGAACGGCAACATCCGCCTCGTGCTGGAAGTTGCGCAGCATCTCGGTGAATCCACCGTGCGCACGATCGCGATGGACGTCACCGAGGGCCTGGTGCGCGGCCAGGAAGTGAAAGACACCGGACAGCCGATCGCGGTTCCGGTGGGCGAGGGCACGCTTGGCCGCATCATGAACGTGATCGGCGAGCCGATCGACGAAGCCGGCCCGATCAAGTCGGATGGCTTGCGCGCCATCCACCAGGAAGCGCCGAGCTACACCGACCAGTCGACCGAAGCTGAAATTCTCGTCACCGGCATCAAGGTCGTCGACCTGCTGGCGCCCTACGCCAAGGGCGGCAAGATCGGCCTGTTCGGCGGCGCCGGCGTCGGCAAGACCGTGCTGATCCAGGAATTGATCAACAACGTCGCGAAGGCGCACGGCGGTTACTCCGTGTTCGCTGGCGTCGGCGAGCGTACCCGCGAGGGCAACGACCTCTATCACGAGTTCATCGAATCCAAGGTCAACGCCGATCCGCACAATCCGGATCCGAGCGTGAAGTCGAAATGCGCGCTGGTGTTCGGTCAGATGAACGAGCCCCCGGGCGCCCGCGCCCGCGTCGGCCTCACCGGTCTGACGGTCGCCGAACATTTCCGCGACCAGGGCCAGGACGTGCTGTTCTTCGTCGACAACATCTTCCGCTTCACGCAGGCCGGTTCGGAAGTGTCGGCGCTGCTGGGTCGTATTCCTTCGGCCGTGGGTTATCAGCCGACACTCGCGACCGACATGGGCGCGCTGCAGGAGCGCATCACCACCACGCAGAAGGGCTCGATCACCTCGGTGCAGGCGATCTACGTGCCGGCCGACGACTTGACCGACCCGGCGCCCGCGACATCGTTCGCCCATTTGGACGCGACCACGGTGCTGAACCGCGCGATCTCGGAAAAGGGCATCTATCCGGCGGTGGATCCGCTCGACTCGACCTCGCGCATGCTCTCGCCGCTCGTCGTGGGTGAGGAGCACTACCAGACCGCCCGCATGGTCCAGCAGGTGCTGCAGCGCTACAAGTCGCTGCAGGACATCATCGCCATTCTCGGCATGGACGAACTGTCGGAAGAGGACAAGCTCGCGGTGGCGCGCGCCCGCAAGATCGAGCGCTTCCTGTCGCAGCCGTTCCACGTCGCCGAAATCTTCACCGGCTCGCCCGGCAAGTTCGTCGACCTCGCCGACACCATCAAGGGCTTCCGCGGTCTCTGCGAAGGCAAGTACGACCATCTGCCGGAAGCGGCGTTCTACATGGTCGGCACCATCGAAGAAGCCATCGAGAAGGGCAAGAAGCTGGCAGCTGAAGCGGCCTAA
- a CDS encoding F0F1 ATP synthase subunit epsilon, whose translation MATFHFDLVSPEKLAFSGEVDQVDIPGVEGDFGVLAGHAPIVAAIRPGILTITSGGTHQKVIVFGGLAEMSEKGLTVLADVATSLEDLDRAQLAESISAMEAKLSDKEGSELDNAIERLDHFKSIQQELSSTAMH comes from the coding sequence ATGGCTACCTTTCATTTCGATCTCGTCTCTCCCGAAAAGCTCGCCTTCTCCGGCGAGGTCGATCAGGTCGACATTCCCGGCGTGGAAGGCGATTTCGGCGTGCTGGCCGGACATGCGCCGATCGTCGCCGCGATCCGCCCGGGTATCCTGACCATCACTTCCGGCGGCACCCATCAGAAGGTGATCGTGTTCGGCGGCCTCGCCGAAATGTCGGAGAAGGGCCTCACCGTGCTCGCCGACGTCGCCACCTCGCTGGAAGACCTCGACCGCGCGCAGCTTGCCGAGTCGATCAGCGCGATGGAAGCCAAGCTCTCAGATAAGGAGGGCTCCGAGCTCGATAACGCCATCGAGCGGCTCGACCACTTCAAGAGCATCCAGCAGGAACTCTCGTCCACCGCCATGCACTAA
- a CDS encoding adenylate/guanylate cyclase domain-containing protein, with protein MKRKIAAIFAADIAGYSRLVAEDEEETLRRLASYRQVTDDFIARSGGRIFSTAGDAVFAEFPSAVEAVRCAIDIQESLRTRNMAYPPSRQMAFRIGITIGDVVERDGDLLGDGVNIAARLEGLAEVGGICISRAVHEQVANKLSVQFADMGAQEVKNIPTPVHAYMVAMRRDDGTYAMPQVKKPAKTQAAAQPNWMWPVAVTVVSLAAIGVGGFLYFTRLETSAPSKVAASSGVPAPAAAAAAVPPSPPIAASSEKLAADIPFIGDKARATVVSDYAPAADFKAFALNVGGFSAFVTAQPSEEAARSAAVEQCQKRADAAQSPRKCELYAVGDTVVYAPGRPPMPPLPWFGNDAATMQPFAAKNVPLVRDAGKARLENVYAPARKNKAVAIGPGGALFFPIASDSVEEAVRRALESCGGIAGAPCMIVALNDNFVVPIPGSLKITGFFKAAGNTTISADARDDVARRLADASSGWNAVAVGAAGRPGLGLKAVTEQAAATTALAECARRDSNCQVIAIGPFAVGPN; from the coding sequence ATGAAGCGCAAGATCGCGGCGATTTTTGCGGCCGATATTGCCGGCTATTCCAGGCTGGTTGCCGAGGACGAGGAGGAAACGCTGCGTCGGCTGGCGTCCTACCGTCAGGTGACCGACGATTTCATCGCAAGAAGCGGCGGCCGCATTTTCAGTACCGCCGGGGATGCCGTGTTCGCCGAGTTTCCGAGCGCGGTCGAAGCCGTACGCTGCGCAATCGATATCCAGGAGAGTCTGCGGACCCGCAACATGGCCTATCCGCCGAGCCGGCAGATGGCCTTTCGCATCGGCATCACCATCGGCGACGTGGTCGAGCGCGACGGCGACTTGCTGGGCGACGGCGTCAACATCGCTGCCCGGCTGGAAGGGCTCGCCGAGGTCGGCGGCATCTGCATCTCGCGCGCGGTCCACGAACAGGTTGCCAACAAGCTGTCGGTGCAGTTCGCCGATATGGGCGCGCAGGAGGTCAAGAACATCCCGACGCCGGTGCACGCCTACATGGTGGCGATGCGTCGCGACGACGGCACCTACGCGATGCCCCAGGTCAAGAAGCCGGCCAAGACGCAAGCCGCGGCGCAGCCGAACTGGATGTGGCCGGTCGCCGTCACCGTCGTCAGCCTCGCCGCGATCGGGGTCGGCGGCTTTCTGTATTTCACCCGGCTCGAGACGTCGGCGCCATCGAAGGTCGCCGCGTCAAGCGGTGTTCCCGCCCCGGCCGCTGCGGCGGCTGCCGTGCCGCCTTCGCCGCCGATTGCCGCATCCTCGGAAAAGCTGGCCGCGGACATCCCCTTCATCGGCGACAAGGCCCGCGCGACGGTCGTCTCCGACTATGCCCCTGCCGCGGATTTCAAGGCGTTCGCGCTGAACGTCGGCGGCTTCAGCGCCTTCGTCACGGCCCAGCCGAGCGAGGAGGCTGCGAGATCGGCTGCGGTGGAGCAGTGCCAGAAGCGCGCCGATGCCGCGCAATCGCCGCGCAAATGCGAGCTGTATGCGGTGGGCGACACCGTCGTTTACGCGCCCGGCAGGCCACCGATGCCGCCATTGCCCTGGTTCGGGAATGATGCCGCGACCATGCAGCCCTTCGCCGCCAAAAACGTCCCGCTCGTTCGCGACGCCGGCAAGGCGCGGCTTGAAAACGTGTACGCGCCGGCGCGTAAGAACAAGGCGGTGGCGATCGGCCCCGGTGGCGCGCTGTTCTTTCCGATCGCATCGGACAGTGTCGAGGAAGCCGTGCGGCGAGCGCTTGAGTCCTGCGGCGGGATCGCCGGCGCCCCCTGTATGATCGTCGCACTGAACGACAATTTCGTGGTTCCGATTCCGGGCTCGCTCAAGATAACCGGCTTCTTCAAGGCCGCCGGCAATACGACGATCTCAGCCGATGCGCGCGACGATGTCGCACGTCGGCTCGCGGATGCCTCGAGCGGCTGGAATGCTGTCGCGGTCGGCGCGGCCGGCCGTCCCGGGCTGGGATTGAAGGCGGTGACGGAACAGGCTGCGGCCACCACGGCGCTCGCCGAATGCGCCAGGCGGGACAGCAATTGTCAGGTCATCGCCATCGGCCCGTTTGCGGTCGGACCTAACTAG
- a CDS encoding RNA pyrophosphohydrolase: MTDEPSCKPYRPNVGIALFNTSGLVLIGRRFRDDGPEIILPGLEWQMPQGGIDADENPRDAVMRELWEETGVRNAEYLGETGWTTYEFPPYDGPATHRLAQFRGQRQKWFALRFTGRDEEIDPLTPRNGQPAEFDSWRWERLDRVADLVVPFRREVYQMIAREFTGFAR; encoded by the coding sequence TTGACTGACGAGCCCTCTTGCAAACCCTATCGCCCCAATGTGGGCATTGCGCTGTTCAACACCTCCGGCCTGGTGCTCATCGGCCGCCGCTTCCGCGACGACGGACCGGAGATCATTCTTCCCGGACTGGAATGGCAGATGCCGCAGGGTGGCATCGACGCCGACGAGAATCCACGCGATGCGGTCATGCGCGAACTCTGGGAGGAGACTGGCGTGCGCAACGCCGAGTATCTCGGCGAGACCGGTTGGACGACGTATGAATTCCCGCCCTATGACGGACCGGCGACGCATCGCCTTGCCCAATTCCGCGGCCAGCGGCAGAAATGGTTCGCGCTGCGCTTCACCGGCCGCGACGAGGAGATCGATCCGCTGACGCCGCGCAACGGCCAGCCGGCCGAATTCGATTCATGGCGCTGGGAGCGTCTCGACCGCGTCGCCGACCTAGTGGTGCCGTTCCGGCGCGAAGTTTACCAGATGATAGCCCGTGAATTTACGGGGTTCGCCCGGTAA
- a CDS encoding RNA pyrophosphohydrolase, which yields MARYEDLPYRTCVGMMLINAAGLVFIGRRAGGIEHVDDTHVWQMPQGGVDPGEDTWEAAKRELYEETSVRSVEKLGEVPDWLIYDIPRTVAGRAWKGRYRGQRQKWFAVRFTGKDAEINVSSPGGGGHKAEFVNWRWEPMKNLPNLIVPFKRPVYERVVKEFSSLAGE from the coding sequence ATGGCGCGCTACGAGGACCTGCCTTACCGGACCTGCGTCGGCATGATGCTGATCAATGCGGCCGGGCTGGTCTTCATCGGCCGCCGCGCTGGCGGCATCGAGCATGTCGACGACACCCATGTCTGGCAGATGCCGCAGGGCGGCGTTGATCCGGGCGAGGACACCTGGGAGGCGGCGAAGCGCGAGCTCTACGAGGAAACCAGCGTCCGTTCGGTGGAAAAACTCGGCGAAGTTCCGGATTGGCTGATCTACGACATCCCGCGCACGGTAGCCGGCCGCGCCTGGAAGGGCCGCTACCGCGGCCAGCGCCAGAAATGGTTTGCGGTGCGCTTCACGGGCAAGGATGCCGAGATCAACGTCTCGAGTCCGGGCGGCGGCGGACACAAGGCCGAATTCGTCAACTGGCGTTGGGAGCCGATGAAGAATTTGCCGAACCTGATCGTGCCGTTCAAGCGGCCGGTCTATGAGCGCGTGGTCAAGGAATTCTCCAGCCTCGCCGGCGAGTAG
- a CDS encoding divergent polysaccharide deacetylase family protein, translating to MTEMTDDLSAPLGQKTQRRKRRFRLPFTAMQALAVLLGLFLVAFLAIALFTDNPFGGEPIARIALRPSAEDKAPASGAGKSEPAVKSASQAPSGDNKTVTIIDGSSGKRQDVVIGSGDSADKAGTDAAPAASMVGIDQRLLEKSKYGMIPVVADGLKPFTVYAADADRAKAAKMPVIAIVVGGLGVGAAKTTDAIMKLPPAVTLAFTPYGADPTKLAERARAQRHEILLQVPMEPFDYPDNDPGPQTLLTSLTPEQNIDRLHWHLSRIQGYAGIANFMGARFTAADTVMQPVIREAAKRGLGYLDDGSSPRSAAPALTAAQSMPFAKADFTIDAVPTSAEIDRTLVKLETLAKERGMAVGVASALPISIERLAAWIKTLDSRGIMLVPLTTAMLKSKSD from the coding sequence ATGACGGAAATGACCGACGATCTGAGCGCGCCGCTCGGACAGAAGACGCAGCGCCGCAAGCGCCGGTTCCGGCTGCCTTTCACGGCGATGCAGGCGCTGGCCGTACTGCTCGGCCTTTTCCTGGTCGCGTTCCTCGCCATCGCGCTGTTCACTGACAATCCGTTTGGCGGCGAGCCGATCGCCCGTATCGCGCTGCGCCCGTCGGCGGAAGACAAGGCGCCCGCGTCGGGTGCCGGAAAGTCCGAGCCGGCGGTAAAATCAGCATCGCAGGCGCCCAGCGGCGACAACAAGACCGTCACCATCATCGACGGCTCCAGCGGCAAGCGGCAAGATGTCGTAATCGGCAGCGGCGATTCCGCCGACAAGGCCGGTACCGACGCGGCGCCCGCGGCGTCCATGGTCGGCATCGACCAGCGGCTCCTGGAAAAGTCGAAATACGGCATGATCCCTGTCGTAGCCGACGGCCTGAAGCCGTTCACGGTCTATGCCGCTGACGCCGACCGCGCCAAGGCCGCGAAAATGCCCGTCATCGCCATCGTGGTCGGTGGGCTCGGGGTCGGCGCCGCCAAGACGACCGATGCCATCATGAAGCTACCGCCGGCGGTGACGCTGGCCTTCACCCCTTACGGGGCGGACCCCACCAAGCTCGCCGAGCGGGCCCGGGCGCAGCGCCACGAGATCCTGCTGCAGGTTCCGATGGAGCCGTTCGATTATCCCGACAATGACCCCGGCCCGCAGACCCTGCTGACGAGCCTGACGCCGGAACAGAACATCGACCGCCTGCACTGGCACCTCAGCCGCATCCAGGGCTATGCGGGGATCGCCAATTTCATGGGTGCGCGCTTCACCGCCGCCGATACCGTGATGCAGCCGGTGATCCGCGAGGCCGCCAAGCGCGGCCTCGGCTATCTCGACGACGGCTCCTCGCCGCGGAGTGCCGCCCCCGCCCTGACGGCGGCCCAGTCGATGCCGTTCGCCAAGGCCGATTTCACCATCGACGCCGTGCCGACCTCGGCCGAGATCGATCGGACACTGGTCAAGCTGGAGACACTCGCCAAGGAACGCGGGATGGCGGTGGGCGTCGCCTCGGCGCTGCCGATTTCGATCGAGCGGCTCGCCGCATGGATCAAGACTCTCGACAGCCGGGGCATTATGCTTGTGCCATTGACAACGGCGATGCTGAAATCAAAATCAGACTAG